In a genomic window of Spirosoma agri:
- a CDS encoding LptF/LptG family permease, translated as MKKIDKLVLGSFWGPFVLTLGVVIFIFLMRLLMFYIDEFVSKDLDLATFGRLLFYFALLTIPTALPLAVLLSSLMTFGNLGEFFELTALKSAGISLTRAMRPLLVVAVGISAFSFWFNNTVSPWANLKGYSLLYDIKTAKATLSLKEGIFYNDLPGYSIKVDKKIKTGKESTTGDLLKGLVIYKHPTNGLETGNREIILADSGRMYTDKDRTYLVFQLFNGNDYQEYSGNSTVTYASNGAPGKGAEFVRNGFKDYRLIISMESFGIKRTDENQFEYHEYMKDLKQLSALTDSLQKDYKNTSLSVASTSRQYYNYQFKAGTTTAQKLVKDGKWIDSLVRKQKIAKPELAQAAMSQAQNILSYATSNVSYLTEKEKNVWKYQLESHHKFTQSISIFVMFLIGASMGAIIKKGGFGLPVLVSIVFFIFLYILTLTGDKYAKDGLLPVPVGAWMANLVLFPVGLFLMQRARYDSRLFDKDVYIIAWERLKRKWTAYRNKSSVAG; from the coding sequence ATGAAAAAAATAGATAAGTTAGTACTCGGCTCGTTCTGGGGGCCGTTTGTTCTCACACTGGGCGTCGTTATCTTTATCTTTCTGATGCGGCTCCTGATGTTCTACATCGACGAGTTCGTTTCGAAAGACCTCGATCTGGCTACCTTCGGCCGCCTTCTCTTTTATTTTGCGCTCTTAACGATTCCAACCGCGCTTCCGCTGGCGGTACTGCTGTCGTCACTCATGACGTTCGGTAACCTCGGTGAGTTTTTCGAATTGACTGCCCTCAAAAGTGCCGGCATTTCGTTGACCCGGGCCATGCGTCCGCTGCTCGTGGTTGCCGTCGGAATCAGCGCTTTCTCCTTCTGGTTCAACAACACGGTGTCGCCCTGGGCTAACCTCAAAGGCTACAGTCTGCTGTACGATATAAAAACCGCCAAAGCCACGCTCAGCCTGAAAGAAGGTATTTTTTACAACGACCTGCCTGGCTATAGTATCAAGGTCGACAAAAAGATCAAGACCGGCAAAGAGAGTACAACGGGCGACCTGCTGAAGGGGCTGGTCATCTATAAGCATCCCACCAATGGCCTTGAAACGGGTAATCGCGAAATTATTCTCGCCGATTCGGGGCGGATGTATACGGACAAAGACCGGACGTACCTCGTCTTTCAACTCTTCAACGGCAATGACTACCAGGAATATTCGGGCAACAGCACGGTAACGTATGCCAGCAACGGCGCACCCGGTAAGGGAGCGGAGTTTGTTCGCAATGGCTTCAAAGACTACCGGCTGATCATTAGTATGGAGTCATTCGGTATTAAGCGGACCGACGAGAATCAGTTCGAGTACCATGAGTACATGAAAGACCTGAAGCAGCTCTCGGCGCTGACCGATTCGCTGCAAAAAGACTACAAAAATACGAGCCTGAGCGTTGCCAGTACATCGCGCCAGTACTACAATTATCAGTTTAAAGCCGGTACGACCACCGCCCAGAAGCTGGTGAAGGACGGTAAATGGATCGATTCGCTGGTCCGAAAACAGAAAATTGCCAAACCCGAACTCGCTCAGGCCGCTATGAGTCAGGCGCAGAATATCCTGTCGTATGCCACCTCGAACGTGTCTTACCTGACCGAGAAAGAAAAAAACGTCTGGAAATACCAGCTGGAGAGCCATCATAAATTTACGCAGTCCATTTCCATCTTCGTCATGTTCCTGATTGGGGCGTCGATGGGGGCCATTATCAAGAAAGGCGGGTTCGGCCTGCCGGTTCTGGTGTCGATCGTGTTCTTTATTTTCCTCTATATCCTGACGCTGACGGGCGATAAGTACGCAAAAGATGGGCTGCTGCCGGTACCCGTCGGTGCGTGGATGGCGAATCTGGTCCTGTTTCCGGTCGGTTTATTTCTTATGCAGCGCGCCCGCTACGATTCCCGGTTATTCGATAAAGACGTGTACATCATTGCCTGGGAGCGCCTGAAGCGCAAATGGACCGCCTACCGGAACAAATCGTCGGTTGCCGGTTGA
- a CDS encoding sigma-70 family RNA polymerase sigma factor, whose protein sequence is MRQLKISKQITNRESQSLDKYLQEIGKVDLLTPDEEVTLAQKIREGDQLSLERLTKANLRFVVSVAKQYQNQGLSLGDLINEGNLGLIKAAQRFDETRGFKFISYAVWWIRQSILQALAEQSRIVRLPLNRVGSLNKISKTFSDLEQKFEREPSPEELAAVLEISAAEVVDTLKISGRHVSMDAPFVQGEENSLLDVLENDGEDKPDSGLINDSLRKEVQRALSTLTQREADVITLYFGLNGEHAMTLEEIGEKFNLTRERVRQIKEKAIRRLRHTSRSKALKTYLG, encoded by the coding sequence ATGAGACAGCTAAAAATTTCAAAACAGATTACCAACCGCGAGAGCCAGTCGTTAGACAAGTACTTGCAGGAAATTGGTAAGGTAGATTTGCTTACGCCCGATGAGGAAGTAACGCTAGCCCAGAAAATACGGGAAGGTGATCAATTATCGCTGGAACGGTTGACAAAGGCTAACTTACGTTTCGTCGTATCTGTAGCTAAACAATATCAGAACCAGGGGCTCTCATTGGGCGATTTGATCAATGAAGGAAACCTGGGTCTGATCAAAGCCGCTCAACGCTTCGATGAAACGCGTGGCTTTAAATTTATTTCGTACGCCGTTTGGTGGATTCGTCAGTCGATTCTGCAGGCGCTGGCTGAACAGTCCCGTATTGTTCGTCTGCCGCTGAACCGGGTGGGCTCCCTGAACAAGATCTCGAAAACGTTTTCTGACCTTGAGCAGAAATTTGAACGCGAGCCATCCCCTGAGGAACTGGCTGCCGTGCTCGAAATTTCAGCGGCTGAGGTCGTCGATACGTTAAAGATTTCGGGTCGCCACGTATCGATGGATGCGCCATTCGTACAGGGTGAAGAAAACAGCTTGCTTGACGTACTCGAAAACGATGGCGAAGACAAACCCGATTCCGGGCTGATCAACGATTCGCTGCGGAAGGAAGTACAACGGGCGTTGTCGACATTGACCCAGCGCGAAGCCGATGTGATTACGCTTTACTTCGGTTTGAACGGCGAGCACGCTATGACGCTCGAAGAAATCGGCGAAAAATTTAACCTGACCCGTGAACGGGTTCGGCAGATAAAAGAAAAGGCCATTCGTCGTCTTCGCCATACCTCCCGGTCAAAGGCGTTGAAAACGTATCTTGGCTAA
- the pnp gene encoding polyribonucleotide nucleotidyltransferase, which translates to MFEITTQSVALPDGREITIETGKLARQADGAVVVRLGDTMLLATVVSNKDAKEGVDFLPLSVDYQEKFASAGRIPGSFQRREGRLGDHEILISRLVDRALRPIFPDNYHADTQVMITLISADPEVQPDALAALAASAALAVSDIPFNGPISEVRVAKIDGQYKINPKTAELDRATLDLIVAATEKDICMVEGEMSECSEAEVVEAIKVAHEAIKVQCQAQKELEAKVGKTVKRDYNHETHDEELRAAVRAYCYDKIYEVARRQNPSKKGRSEGFKAVREEYLATFPDDAVVNVGLIKTYFHDLEWEASRRLVLDERVRLDGRQLDQIRAISAEAGYLPGPHGSALFTRGETQSLTTVTLGTKVDEQIVDQAMYQGYNKFLLHYNFPGFSTGEVKPNRGAGRREIGHGNLAHRSLKKVLPSESENPYTIRIVSDILESNGSSSMATVCAGTMALMDAGIKIKAPVAGIAMGLISDAPSSAGAKYAILSDILGDEDHLGDMDFKVTGTERGIVACQMDLKVDGLSYDVLGQALEQARRGRLHILGEMAKGIADVRSDLKAHAPRAIVIKIDTNQIGAVIGPGGKVVQDIQKDSGAVVNIDEHDNAGWVSIFATNKESMDKAVSRVKGIVAVPEVGETYVGKVKTIQPFGAFVEFMPGKDGLLHISEIKWERLETMDGVLQVGEEVTVKLIDVDKKTGKYRLSRKVLLPKPENKNA; encoded by the coding sequence ATGTTTGAAATCACCACGCAATCCGTTGCGCTGCCCGACGGGCGGGAAATTACCATTGAGACCGGCAAACTGGCCAGACAGGCCGACGGAGCAGTGGTTGTGCGCCTGGGCGACACCATGCTGTTAGCTACGGTCGTATCAAATAAAGATGCCAAAGAAGGTGTCGATTTCTTACCCCTGTCGGTTGATTACCAGGAAAAATTTGCATCGGCTGGCCGGATTCCCGGTAGTTTCCAGCGTCGGGAAGGTCGCCTGGGCGATCACGAAATCCTGATCAGCCGCCTGGTTGACCGCGCGCTGCGGCCTATTTTTCCGGACAATTACCACGCGGATACACAGGTCATGATCACGTTGATTTCGGCTGACCCCGAGGTTCAGCCGGATGCATTGGCAGCCCTGGCGGCATCGGCTGCGCTGGCCGTATCCGATATTCCCTTCAACGGACCAATTTCTGAAGTACGGGTGGCTAAAATCGATGGCCAGTACAAAATTAATCCGAAAACGGCTGAACTGGACCGGGCTACGCTCGATCTGATCGTTGCCGCTACGGAAAAGGATATCTGTATGGTGGAAGGCGAAATGAGTGAATGCTCGGAAGCCGAAGTCGTGGAGGCTATCAAAGTCGCGCACGAAGCCATCAAAGTGCAGTGTCAGGCTCAGAAAGAATTAGAAGCAAAAGTTGGCAAGACGGTAAAACGTGACTACAATCACGAAACGCACGACGAAGAACTTCGGGCGGCTGTTCGGGCTTATTGCTACGATAAAATATACGAGGTAGCCCGCCGGCAGAATCCAAGCAAAAAGGGGCGTTCGGAAGGCTTCAAAGCCGTTCGGGAAGAGTATCTGGCTACGTTCCCCGACGATGCGGTGGTGAACGTAGGTCTAATTAAAACGTATTTTCACGATCTGGAATGGGAGGCTTCCCGCCGGTTGGTGCTCGATGAGCGCGTTCGGTTAGATGGTCGCCAACTCGATCAGATCCGCGCCATATCGGCCGAAGCGGGTTATTTGCCGGGTCCACACGGATCGGCCTTGTTCACGCGCGGTGAAACGCAATCGTTAACGACCGTAACCCTTGGCACGAAAGTCGACGAACAAATCGTTGACCAGGCGATGTATCAGGGCTATAATAAATTCCTGCTGCACTATAACTTCCCTGGTTTTTCGACGGGTGAAGTAAAACCCAACCGGGGGGCTGGTCGTCGGGAAATTGGTCATGGTAACCTGGCGCACCGCTCGCTGAAGAAAGTGTTGCCATCCGAATCCGAGAACCCATACACGATCCGTATCGTATCGGATATTCTCGAATCCAATGGCTCCTCGTCGATGGCAACCGTTTGTGCCGGAACGATGGCGCTGATGGACGCTGGTATCAAAATCAAAGCGCCCGTTGCCGGTATCGCGATGGGGCTGATTTCGGACGCACCATCCAGTGCGGGTGCGAAATACGCTATCCTGTCGGACATCCTCGGCGACGAAGATCACCTCGGCGATATGGATTTCAAAGTGACCGGAACCGAACGGGGTATCGTCGCTTGCCAGATGGACCTGAAAGTAGACGGGCTATCGTATGACGTGCTGGGGCAGGCGCTCGAGCAGGCTCGTCGCGGCCGATTGCACATCCTTGGCGAGATGGCCAAAGGGATTGCCGACGTTCGTTCGGATTTGAAAGCGCATGCGCCACGTGCCATCGTTATCAAGATCGACACCAACCAGATCGGTGCCGTTATCGGGCCCGGTGGTAAAGTGGTGCAGGACATTCAGAAAGATTCAGGAGCCGTTGTCAACATCGATGAACACGACAATGCGGGCTGGGTTAGTATTTTTGCGACCAACAAAGAAAGTATGGACAAAGCCGTTTCACGCGTGAAGGGCATTGTTGCTGTACCGGAAGTTGGCGAGACATATGTCGGCAAAGTGAAGACAATCCAGCCGTTCGGCGCGTTCGTTGAATTTATGCCGGGTAAAGACGGTCTTTTGCACATTTCCGAGATCAAGTGGGAACGTCTGGAGACGATGGACGGTGTGTTGCAGGTAGGGGAAGAGGTGACGGTAAAGCTGATTGACGTGGATAAAAAGACCGGAAAGTACCGCTTGTCACGGAAAGTTCTTCTGCCGAAGCCGGAGAACAAAAACGCATAA
- the rpsO gene encoding 30S ribosomal protein S15 yields the protein MYLTTEKKQEIFSTSGHAKSAADTGSAESQIALFTFRISHLTEHLKVHKHDYGTQLGLLKLVGKRRRLLNYLQQKEITRYRAILAALGLRK from the coding sequence ATGTATCTAACGACCGAAAAAAAACAGGAGATCTTCTCCACCTCGGGCCACGCCAAAAGTGCAGCGGACACCGGGTCGGCCGAATCCCAGATCGCGCTGTTCACGTTCCGGATCAGTCACCTGACCGAGCACCTGAAAGTTCACAAGCACGATTACGGCACCCAATTGGGTCTTTTGAAATTAGTTGGTAAGCGTCGGCGTCTGCTGAACTACCTCCAACAGAAAGAGATCACACGATACCGGGCCATTCTGGCCGCACTTGGTCTGAGAAAATAA
- a CDS encoding HU domain-containing protein produces the protein MASVNEYLKKLLYQYDCVVIPELGAFLTHYQAASFTETSGLYLPPRKRVAFNEALRLDDGILANYIMLHEPVTRDGAQRHISLFVTELRQQIAQNGRFELDGIGTFTLNDEDRLQFDPNLRHNFYGEAYGMSAISAQLVNRVPHLEPALDAVPVTALGPVLRDEHTYLEPLRPTRSYWRVAATALLVGSLGLISYFSVVKPGQSLQSSLDPANLFRVPASYVTSSATVAEPEKPIVVAPPVSVPAATVPVAKPTPAPVQPVVVPAPVLEKKPQLEQPVSQPAVAAEPVRTTPYFTVIAGSFSSKRNALRLRSQLKKAGYADAYVIFPTQKGQLFKVAAAGSASREEAVANMQAVGGIAGAETWIYKN, from the coding sequence ATGGCTTCCGTTAATGAGTACCTTAAAAAGTTGCTGTACCAGTACGACTGTGTCGTCATACCCGAGTTGGGAGCCTTCCTAACCCACTACCAGGCAGCATCCTTCACGGAAACCAGTGGTCTATACCTTCCACCGCGGAAACGAGTTGCGTTCAACGAAGCACTAAGGCTCGACGATGGTATTCTGGCAAATTATATCATGCTGCACGAGCCGGTTACCCGCGACGGTGCCCAGCGACATATCAGCTTATTCGTTACCGAACTGCGTCAACAGATTGCCCAAAACGGTCGTTTCGAGCTGGATGGTATCGGTACGTTTACCCTAAATGACGAAGATCGGCTTCAGTTTGATCCGAACTTACGGCACAACTTTTACGGCGAAGCCTACGGGATGAGTGCTATCTCTGCCCAACTGGTCAATCGGGTGCCACACCTCGAACCCGCTCTCGACGCGGTACCGGTTACGGCACTGGGTCCTGTTCTGCGGGATGAACACACCTATCTGGAACCCCTACGTCCCACTCGCTCTTACTGGCGTGTAGCCGCAACAGCCCTACTCGTTGGGTCGCTGGGTCTGATCAGCTATTTTTCGGTTGTTAAACCGGGTCAGTCTCTGCAAAGCAGCCTTGACCCAGCTAACCTGTTTCGGGTTCCGGCGTCATACGTTACCAGTTCAGCGACGGTAGCCGAGCCAGAAAAACCGATTGTCGTTGCTCCGCCGGTAAGCGTACCCGCGGCAACGGTGCCAGTGGCTAAACCAACACCTGCCCCTGTTCAGCCGGTTGTTGTCCCTGCACCCGTTTTGGAAAAGAAACCACAACTCGAGCAGCCCGTTAGCCAGCCAGCCGTTGCGGCCGAACCGGTACGAACTACGCCTTATTTTACGGTTATTGCCGGTAGTTTTTCCAGCAAACGAAATGCGCTCCGGCTACGCTCGCAACTGAAAAAAGCGGGATACGCTGATGCGTACGTTATTTTTCCAACCCAGAAAGGCCAGCTATTTAAAGTAGCGGCTGCGGGTTCGGCCAGTCGTGAAGAAGCCGTTGCTAACATGCAAGCTGTCGGTGGCATTGCAGGTGCAGAAACCTGGATCTATAAAAATTAG
- a CDS encoding START-like domain-containing protein, with amino-acid sequence MEKIKFVAEYELRASPKMLFPYISTASGLSQWFANKVNTMPEQRFDFQWDNESHIARQVSMRQNKGVRFEFLETAENGSDNNYVDFRVDQSELTQSTFLRITDYSSTTDEDELQDLWDGLMDKLKEIVGS; translated from the coding sequence ATGGAAAAAATTAAATTCGTTGCCGAATACGAACTCCGGGCATCCCCCAAAATGCTGTTTCCTTACATTAGCACGGCCTCTGGCTTATCGCAGTGGTTTGCTAACAAGGTGAACACGATGCCAGAGCAACGGTTCGATTTTCAATGGGACAACGAGAGTCACATCGCCCGCCAGGTATCGATGCGCCAGAATAAAGGTGTTCGCTTCGAGTTTCTAGAAACCGCTGAGAACGGATCAGATAACAACTATGTCGATTTTCGGGTCGATCAATCCGAACTTACCCAGTCAACCTTCCTCCGCATAACCGATTACTCCTCGACCACGGACGAAGACGAACTCCAGGATCTTTGGGACGGCCTGATGGATAAGCTAAAGGAAATTGTGGGTAGTTAA